A DNA window from Vigna angularis cultivar LongXiaoDou No.4 chromosome 1, ASM1680809v1, whole genome shotgun sequence contains the following coding sequences:
- the LOC108334352 gene encoding uncharacterized protein LOC108334352 isoform X3, which produces MATPSDPSNQEAVLRRKNNGPPIKFLIPLIYAPVLPLIRLTLRHKPVLRDRLFTAVLAGGFAHGFYLITDLYDKESK; this is translated from the exons ATGGCCACGCCCTCAGATCCTTCAAACCA AGAAGCTGTTTTGAGAAGGAAGAACAACGGACCCCCAATTAAGTTCCTCATTCCTCTCATATATGCCCCTGTACTCCCTCTAA ttcGACTAACGCTGCGGCACAAACCCGTCCTGAGAGATCGCTTGTTTACAGCTGTGTTGGCTGGAGGTTTTGCTCATGGTTTCTATTTGAT AACAGACCTTTATGATAAAGAGAGCAAGTGA
- the LOC108334352 gene encoding uncharacterized protein LOC108334352 isoform X2 — translation MATPSDPSNQEAVLRRKNNGPPIKFLIPLIYAPVLPLIRLTLRHKPVLRDRLFTAVLAGGFAHGFYLMYPFLDLRGAATMV, via the exons ATGGCCACGCCCTCAGATCCTTCAAACCA AGAAGCTGTTTTGAGAAGGAAGAACAACGGACCCCCAATTAAGTTCCTCATTCCTCTCATATATGCCCCTGTACTCCCTCTAA ttcGACTAACGCTGCGGCACAAACCCGTCCTGAGAGATCGCTTGTTTACAGCTGTGTTGGCTGGAGGTTTTGCTCATGGTTTCTATTTGATGTATCCTTTTCTTGATCTTCGTGGTGCTGCTACGATG GTATAA
- the LOC108334352 gene encoding uncharacterized protein LOC108334352 isoform X1, which translates to MATPSDPSNQEAVLRRKNNGPPIKFLIPLIYAPVLPLIRLTLRHKPVLRDRLFTAVLAGGFAHGFYLMYPFLDLRGAATMEMSIRAEKLMVGV; encoded by the exons ATGGCCACGCCCTCAGATCCTTCAAACCA AGAAGCTGTTTTGAGAAGGAAGAACAACGGACCCCCAATTAAGTTCCTCATTCCTCTCATATATGCCCCTGTACTCCCTCTAA ttcGACTAACGCTGCGGCACAAACCCGTCCTGAGAGATCGCTTGTTTACAGCTGTGTTGGCTGGAGGTTTTGCTCATGGTTTCTATTTGATGTATCCTTTTCTTGATCTTCGTGGTGCTGCTACGATG GAAATGTCAATAAGAGCTGAGAAACTGATGGTCGGAGTTTGA
- the LOC108330816 gene encoding GTP-binding nuclear protein Ran-3 has translation MALPQHQPVDYPSFKLVIVGDGGTGKTTFVKRHITGEFEKKYEPTIGVEVHPLDFHTNCGRIRFYCWDTAGQEKFGGLRDGYYIHGQCAIIMFDVTARLTYKNVPTWHRDLCRVCENIPIVLCGNKVDVKNRQVKAKQVTFHRKKNLQYYEISAKSNYNFEKPFLYLAKKLAGDAGLHFVEMPALAPPDVVIDLITQQMNEEELAKAAAQPLPDDDDETFD, from the exons ATG GCTTTGCCACAGCATCAACCGGTTGATTATCCCAGTTTCAAGCTCGTCATCGTAGGCGATGGAGGAACTG GGAAAACCACTTTTGTCAAGAGACACATAACTGGGGAGTTTGAGAAGAAATACGAAC cAACCATTGGCGTGGAGGTTCATCCACTAGACTTTCACACCAATTGTGGAAGAATTCGCTTTTACTGCTGGGACACTGCTGGCCAAGAAAAATTTGGTGGTCTCAGAGATGGTTACTA TATTCATGGCCAGTGTGCTATCATTATGTTCGATGTAACGGCTCGCTTGACGTACAAGAATGTTCCTACATGGCACAGAGATCTCTGTCG GGTGTGTGAGAACATACCCATTGTTCTCTGCGGAAACAAGGTCGATGTGAAGAATAGACAGGTTAAAGCAAAGCAGGTTACATTTCACAGGAAGAAGAATCTTCAGTACTATGAGATATCTGCAAAGAGTAACTACAATTTCGAAAAGCCCTTTTTATACCTCGCCAAGAAACTTGCAGG GGATGCTGGCCTTCATTTTGTGGAGATGCCTGCTCTTGCTCCACCAGACGTAGTCATCGATCTAATTACACAACAAAT GAATGAAGAAGAGCTAGCAAAGGCGGCTGCTCAACCTCTTCCAGATGACGATGATGAAACATTTGACTAA